The Astyanax mexicanus isolate ESR-SI-001 chromosome 6, AstMex3_surface, whole genome shotgun sequence region ATGTAGAGCTGTATTTCAGTCCTCAGCCTGCTGCAACAGAGCCATCCATACAGTCTCATTATCCAAGCAGTACAGTAATTACATTTATATCAGAGGTTAAGACTGTTCATTTTAGTCCACTGTCAGGGTTCTTTCTTTTTTGCCTCTGTTTGTGTCTTTTCCTCTTCGTCATCCTCCTCCTCTATACCCATAGTTGTCAGTAACCCAGGTAAATGTTCGTACAGTTGCTTCTCCAGTGTTTTGTCAACGTCCGACTCTTTGCGTAAAAAGCACCAGAGCACGAAGCTGACACACATTATACTGAATGGCAGGACCTTCCACCAAGGCCGCTGGTGTGTGCTGCCCATTGATCTTTCCACCCTCCAAGTCCGGTGACTGCCTTTACTTGTGGAGAACTTGATAGGCTCGGAATTAACCTCATTGTTCTCATTGCTACCTGAAGATCCTTTGGATTTTGCAGAGCAGTGTGAAGTGACTGACAGTGCTCGCACTGTGCATGGCCTATGAGAAAAAAAGGGATTACATTTTGGGTCATTAAAAGGGGGAGAATAGAACTATACATGCAAAAGATCTTTTCTTTTCCACACTTGTAATTCACCTTTAGTTTTGGTTTGTTGTGCTTCATGAATCTAACCCGTATTTCAGTTAAGTCAAGTCAAAACACGCTGTTATAGTAGTGGTTTTTAACTGCATTTAACCTCCTGTTCTCAAGTTGACTAAATCCCCGTATACAGACCCTTTATAAGATGCATGAAGATCATTACAGtactctgtccttcactttaactcaaacATCTTAGTGACACATACTACACACAACCCTGAGAGTATCACAAGGCAGTGTGTTTATTcatctcaccttatttacagaatgtaggagtgctggattATTGAAACACCTcaagctccttttaaaagtgtattttttttgctttttctgatctgttccaaccattttaacaattcaaataCTTTGATTAAACCTTTTACAATCCATAACACTTAATTCTGACCTTAACTTTTTTGGTGCCATTTGTTAAATCATgcttttaaccttaaaatatttacagtcatgttcctACAATAAGacaaaaacatgaatgagctgctcgctgaatttatctgatttaattttaaacttggcatcaatattatattatatatattatattatatattggcaTTAATATTACATGgttctgggctcttatgggttaagtcAAGCCTTTAACCTCATGTTCTTCTTAAATTGACTAAAGTTCAACTCCAGCAGTTTAAACCTTCAGAAGATTAAAGATGGGTGTGAATTTAGTAAAGTTTATTGTGCATTTGATGTTTGTATGTTGAGTCAGTGGTTCTGGTATTACTAGTATGGTTGTGTTAAATAAATCAcaaaaaatgtcaatattttacattaacaCAGAAGATACCAGACACATTCCTAAATATTAATGCCAAATAAATTTAGTGAACAgcttatttacattttatctccagcacacctacattctgaaaataaggtcagatgaattatcacagattcacacacagtcctgtgatgctctcaggatgtttagtATGTGTCATTTAGGAACTGCATAAGTTCAAATGAAGAACATATGTTCGGTAgggaactttacacagcttttaaaatgGTATGTGACATATACATGTACATCCCCTTGGGCTCTTCTGGGTTAAACATTGGATGTGGTCAAATTTACCCCAAAGATAAAAGAAGGGTTAAGACAGGTCTATGAAAATTCAGCATTCATGCTAGACTTTTACAATATTtacattcaaacttttttttttttttttttttttaagaatgcctGCTTTAGCTAACGTTTCTTACTATGAccctttggagaaaaaaaaaccctaaaacgtCTAGTCACATAACATGAGTTGTGTGTGGGTGATCAATGTCCATAAAAGAGagttatttctatatttttcagGTTTTAACTAGGTATAAGGCTAAATAATGAAGCACAGTCTATAAGAGAGATGTATATTTGTGATTTAACATAATCAGGAAAGTAAATATTAGACTAATCAGCTGAAAGACCTTCAGTTACTGAGAGAACCAGAATCACTTTTTAGCCCTGAAACAGAGAAGTACCCAAACTTATAGATTAAACTACAGGATTCGGGACTGCTGTAATCCTCACCTGATACACTGCAGTGCGGAGCTGCCAGGACGCGTAGAAAAGCCTGTAATCTTAGTAAAAGTCCTCCAGACCGCTGAAGCCATGCTGTtcagctctctctgtctctctctgtctcacattGAAACCGTCCCTGGTCATGTAACCTGTCTAACACGCCGTGTGTC contains the following coding sequences:
- the c6h16orf91 gene encoding protein CCSMST1 is translated as MASAVWRTFTKITGFSTRPGSSALQCIRPCTVRALSVTSHCSAKSKGSSGSNENNEVNSEPIKFSTSKGSHRTWRVERSMGSTHQRPWWKVLPFSIMCVSFVLWCFLRKESDVDKTLEKQLYEHLPGLLTTMGIEEEDDEEEKTQTEAKKKEP